A window from Desulfobacterales bacterium encodes these proteins:
- a CDS encoding roadblock/LC7 domain-containing protein has product MDHALGSEQLDKIDHILQTDLMDLGVHCVVLLDMAGNIIADLDNGKAKFDVYSLAALAAGNFGAVSTMAQMIGEEEILLLFHKGKKENIYFSKILADFLLITIFGHDLSLGFIRLRVAEAIEKIEKILGA; this is encoded by the coding sequence TTGGATCATGCATTGGGTTCCGAGCAGCTGGATAAAATAGATCATATTCTGCAAACGGATCTCATGGACCTGGGTGTTCATTGTGTCGTTCTGCTGGACATGGCGGGCAACATTATTGCCGATCTTGATAATGGCAAGGCAAAGTTCGATGTGTATTCCCTGGCGGCCCTGGCTGCAGGCAATTTTGGCGCTGTGAGCACCATGGCGCAAATGATCGGCGAGGAAGAGATTCTGTTACTGTTTCATAAAGGTAAAAAAGAAAATATATATTTCAGCAAGATTTTAGCGGATTTTTTGCTGATCACCATATTCGGCCATGATTTGTCCCTGGGGTTTATACGCCTGAGAGTCGCCGAGGCAATCGAAAAGATCGAAAAGATCTTGGGGGCCTGA
- a CDS encoding GTPase domain-containing protein — MAFVNFKKQEVQIKIVYYGPGRGGKTSNLEHVFRKFKEHILTELVTIKTQGDRTLFFDFLPFDMGKIAGYAVKVQLYTVPGQAMYNSTRQLVLKGVDGVVFVADSLEAMRKKNFESLKNLQDNLKLHKKSIFKIPCVLQYNKRDLAEQGIPLMPVETLEKDLNSQLKVPSFQASALKGTNVMETLKKIIVLTVSSIEDQLK; from the coding sequence ATGGCATTCGTTAATTTTAAAAAGCAGGAAGTTCAGATAAAAATCGTTTATTACGGCCCGGGGCGGGGCGGGAAGACAAGCAACCTGGAGCATGTCTTTCGGAAGTTTAAGGAACATATACTGACGGAGCTGGTTACCATCAAAACCCAGGGAGACCGCACTCTGTTTTTTGATTTTCTTCCTTTTGATATGGGAAAAATTGCGGGCTATGCTGTGAAAGTGCAGCTCTATACCGTACCCGGGCAGGCCATGTATAATTCCACCCGGCAATTGGTTTTAAAGGGCGTGGACGGCGTCGTGTTCGTGGCAGATTCGCTTGAAGCGATGCGAAAGAAAAATTTTGAGTCGCTCAAAAACCTTCAGGACAACTTGAAGTTGCACAAAAAAAGCATCTTCAAAATCCCCTGCGTGTTGCAATACAACAAAAGGGACCTGGCCGAACAGGGCATCCCGCTCATGCCCGTTGAAACCCTTGAAAAAGACCTTAATTCCCAGCTGAAAGTGCCTTCGTTTCAAGCCAGCGCCCTGAAAGGAACAAATGTGATGGAGACCCTGAAAAAGATAATCGTCCTGACGGTTTCCTCCATTGAAGACCAGCTGAAGTAG
- a CDS encoding late competence development ComFB family protein, whose protein sequence is MNLEALYTFGNTSLYNIRNRNELRVIKLLWEILSEHPDYSPEDLDIEDIYALTLNKLPAHYVQKGSIVLHDPVDDTTIRDALRAAIQSVRQRPNY, encoded by the coding sequence ATGAATCTTGAAGCACTGTACACCTTCGGAAATACGTCGCTTTATAACATTCGAAATCGTAATGAACTGCGCGTGATCAAACTTCTTTGGGAAATCCTTTCGGAGCACCCCGACTATTCGCCCGAAGACCTCGATATTGAAGATATTTATGCCCTGACCTTAAACAAGCTGCCGGCTCATTATGTCCAGAAAGGGAGTATCGTATTGCACGATCCGGTGGACGACACGACCATCAGAGACGCCCTGCGCGCAGCCATCCAATCCGTCCGGCAGCGGCCCAATTACTGA